One segment of Panthera leo isolate Ple1 chromosome A3, P.leo_Ple1_pat1.1, whole genome shotgun sequence DNA contains the following:
- the GEMIN6 gene encoding gem-associated protein 6 isoform X2 — protein sequence MNEWMKKGPLEWQDYTYKEVKVTASEKDYKGWVLTTDPVSANIVLVNFLEGGSISVTGIMGHAVQTVETVNEGEHGVREKLAHLFMSGDCKAYSPEDLEKRKNSLKKWLEKNHIPITEQGDSQRTLCVAGVLTIDPPYGPENCSSSNEIILSRVQDLIQGHLAAPQ from the exons atgaatgaatggatgaagaaaggCCCCTTAGAATGGCAAGATTACACGTACAAAGAAGTCAAAGTGACAGCCAGTGAGAAGGATTATAAAGGATGGGTTTTAACCACAGACCCGGTTTCTGCCAA TATCGTCCTCGTGAACTTCCTAGAAGGTGGCAGCATATCTGTGACTGGAATTATGGGCCATGCCGTGCAGACTGTTGAAACTGTGAACGAAGGGGAGCATGGAGTGAGAGAGAAGCTGGCACATTTGTTCATGTCTGGAGACTGCAAGGCATACAGCCCTGAGGacctggagaagaggaagaacagCCTCAAGAAATGGCTCGAGAAGAACCACATTCCCATCACTGAACAGGGAGATTCACAACGGACTCTGTGTGTGGCTGGGGTGCTGACGATAGACCCCCCGTATGGCCCCGAAAATTGCAGCAGTTCTAATGAGATTATTCTGTCCCGTGTTCAGGATCTTATTCAGGGACATCTTGCAGCTCCCCAGTGA
- the GEMIN6 gene encoding gem-associated protein 6 isoform X1, which produces MLGLDGAAGETPSLPRGRCVPFAVRSCNCQLAAMNEWMKKGPLEWQDYTYKEVKVTASEKDYKGWVLTTDPVSANIVLVNFLEGGSISVTGIMGHAVQTVETVNEGEHGVREKLAHLFMSGDCKAYSPEDLEKRKNSLKKWLEKNHIPITEQGDSQRTLCVAGVLTIDPPYGPENCSSSNEIILSRVQDLIQGHLAAPQ; this is translated from the exons ATGCTGGGTTTAGACGGCGCCGCCGGGGAGACTCCTTCCTTACCGCGTGGTCGCTGCGTGCCTTTCGCTGTCAGGAGCTGTAACTG TCAGCTGGCAgccatgaatgaatggatgaagaaaggCCCCTTAGAATGGCAAGATTACACGTACAAAGAAGTCAAAGTGACAGCCAGTGAGAAGGATTATAAAGGATGGGTTTTAACCACAGACCCGGTTTCTGCCAA TATCGTCCTCGTGAACTTCCTAGAAGGTGGCAGCATATCTGTGACTGGAATTATGGGCCATGCCGTGCAGACTGTTGAAACTGTGAACGAAGGGGAGCATGGAGTGAGAGAGAAGCTGGCACATTTGTTCATGTCTGGAGACTGCAAGGCATACAGCCCTGAGGacctggagaagaggaagaacagCCTCAAGAAATGGCTCGAGAAGAACCACATTCCCATCACTGAACAGGGAGATTCACAACGGACTCTGTGTGTGGCTGGGGTGCTGACGATAGACCCCCCGTATGGCCCCGAAAATTGCAGCAGTTCTAATGAGATTATTCTGTCCCGTGTTCAGGATCTTATTCAGGGACATCTTGCAGCTCCCCAGTGA